The following DNA comes from Aquila chrysaetos chrysaetos chromosome 9, bAquChr1.4, whole genome shotgun sequence.
CAGTCCTTTTTATACAAACATCTAGAGGTTGGATTTtggagctgcagccagcagggaCAACAGCCGGCAGAGTGCTAGACGCACTCAGCAAGGAAAGTACTTCTTCCGATAGGTGTGTTCGGTGACAATCCAGCACGAGCATGCCCTTGCTGTTCTGGCACTCCGTGTGCTTCTGCCACACTCTGGATGACCACAACTCCATGACTTCATCATCGCTGTATCCGTTCTCCTTCGCTTCCAACATGATAGATTCCGGCACATTGGCGGGCTGCTGTACATGACCCCTGTAGAAGACCAGTGTTGGGAGAACGCTTCCGTCAGCGAGGATTGTGAGGACAACATCACACCAGGGCTCCCCAGTTCCCACCGTCTGCAAAGCATTCTCCTTCCGGTCATCGCTGCTCAGCACCTCCACATCAAGGAAGAGAGAGATTTCATCGATGGCTGCAATCATGGAGAGAGGCAGGTCTTGAGTGTGGATTTGCCGCTGCACGAACTCGATGAAGCAACTGGCGTTGTCCTCTACATCTTTGGGGAGAGGGTGAGCCACTGCCCTTCGAGTATGCATGCTGAGGTTGTGCCGTAGCATGAACCTCACTGCCCACTCATAGGAGATCTTGAAGCCACCTTCGAGGGATCGGCCAATCTTGGTGGCTTTCTGGAAGAGGGTCTCCTCGttcacaggcagctgctgctctctctgtGTGAGGACCCATTCTGCTAGTTTCTCTTCAGCCTCTAAGCTGAGGTACTTGCCCTCTGACAGCGATGCCAAGTTCTCTTCTTGGAAAGCTTGAAACCTTCGTAGCCAGCGCTTGATCCGCCTCTGAGGATTTCGGAAGTGCTCTGCAGCCTGTTCAGTGTTGCAGCACAAAGCAAACAGTACAACTCGCAGCTTTTTTACTGACAGCTGCTCCTTTTTGCTTGCAGGCTCAGGCTCCTTTGTTGGCTGCTCATTGTCTTGAGCATCAATATTTAAGCACTCTTCTTCCTGGCAGACCAGAGGTCTGTTGTAGGCTGTTGGTGCCAGTTCAGGCTCCAGGTCATCTTTTGCAGGTAACATAGACTTTGTTTTCACAGTAGCAGCTTTACTTGGGGAATAGGTAGGACATGTGTTCTTCATGCTTTTGTCCTGGGGCTGAATGTGCCTTGAAGGGAGAGAACACAGGACCTTCTTAacactaaataaataaagctgttgagggaaaacaaacaaatggaaaaaaaccccaaacccaaccccacaaactgaaacagatgATGGCAGATAAGAGTTTAGAAACAGTTTACCTGGAATGTGATATCCAAGTAGGCCctgttaagaaaaacaaaacaacaaaaaacatttgcagcttAGCAAACAAACACTAAGTCAGTGCAAGCAAACAAGTCCTCTTACAGAAAGGAGGATCAGTGTTCCTCTTGTCTCTAACTCCAAAGCATCCCACCCTGCTGCAGGAACAGTCAATACTCATCCAACCGTTCAAACCCCAGCCTCCTCCCATACCCAAGTACCACCACATCCAAGCCAACAAGTGGAAACTGCTCAACTGGGCAGAGCCACACTCATTAGCAATCGTTAAAGACAAACAGCAAAACTCCACGTCCATTTGAAATAACACGAGGAGTTTGGTTAGGAaagctcagctttggccagatCCCTGCAGGCAATGCCTGTAAGTTTTCCAAGTTGCAGTTATTCACCGCCAATGGCTGGAATGCTGCTCTGAGGCTTTATTCAAAACCCAGCATCAGCAGCTGCTTAAGGCCTCCCAGTGTCATGGAGGTACAATGATGTCTCCGAGGAACAGAGGAACTTGCTGAAGCCCTCGGCATTATCTCTCCCTGGGAAGATCTCATGAGAACAGCAGTGATACAGCTGAGCTCCAGGCAGAGCCGGCCTCACTTAAAGCTTAACTCTCCAATCTCCATAACAATGAAGATTCATTCAGGCAGTTACAGAAGGTCCCCAACATACATTTTATCACTTTATCAGAACTCAGGACTCCGTAAGTGCTCAGCCCAATGCTAAACAAAGATGTATTTGACCTGGAGTCTATgaacttgtcctggtttcagctgggatagagttaattgtcttccaagtagctggtacagtgctatgtttttgaatTTGGTATGAGatgaatgttgataacactgatgttttcagttgttgctaagtaatgtttagtctaaagtcaaggatttttcagcttctcgtgcccagccagcaagaaagctggaggggtacaagaagttggtacaggacacagccagggcagctgaccccaactggccaacggggtattccataccatgtgacatcacatctagtatataaactggggggagtgggggtaGTGGGATCGCCGCTgagggactaactgggtgtcggtcagcgggtggtgagcagttgcattgtgcatcacttgcatattccaatccttttgttattactattgtcattttattagtgttactattatcattattagtttctttttttccattctattaaattgttcttatctcaacccacgaattttacttttttttttttctgattccctcccccatcccactgggtggggggggaagtgagtgagcggctgcatggtgcttagttgctggctggggttaaaccatgacagaactgcattaattttttgtaacttttctgctccttttcaaACACTTACCTCGGAAAATAATGTTACTAAACTCATGTGATGGATTGAAGACCAGATGTTCGGCCATTGCATCACCCTCAGATGTTACAAAGAGACAAGAGGAACAGGACAGCTTTACACCACTGGaaggaagcggggggggggggggggggggggggaagagagaagtgAGCTTAGCATCAGTATCAGATATGAAAATATGTACATCCCCTCACTAACAGTTAGGGAAAAACCATCACCCTCCAGTGCGTACAGGCAGTGTCCCCACCCTGAAACATTAAGTCCCACTGGAAGGCAGTGGGAATCTCACCATATTGCCCTTAATTCAACATATTTTGAATGCACATTAGATTCCCAGGTGATTAAAATAAGATGACAAGTTTTCCATTACCAGGCAGTatagtttttaaacaaagccaAGTATTTTGGACTCTTCCGAGGAACATGGTTGCTGTAAGACAAAAGAATTTATTAAATGTCAGAATTATTCCAGGTACTTAAACAGCTATAAAACCATGCAAAATACAGCACATTTACAAAGACAGATGCAATCCTGGTTTTAGTAATATTTTGGCTGCCACTCTTGTgttcaaggaaacaaaaactCTGTGTCTAgagtaaaaaaaacctgtacagtaacatttaaaaatgcctgGATTTTGGAGTAAGTGTTCTGCCATCCTGTTCTGTGGTCTATCCATGGTCCTGTACAAACCACAGGCTTGTAGaagcacagaaatttttttttttttcctttttaaaattttaaaattattaaatctgAGAATTTTGTAAGAAATCCTAGGAGCActgaaaaatgagttttctgcagcagcatgcaGTACACGTCATTAGCTACAATACTGATGGTTTGGAACAAATCTCAGCTCTTGCACTCAGTTTTCTCATCTCATTTGAAAGCCACCGCCCATGTCTGTGCTGATACAGAATACATGTCCAATGTCTTAGAAACCATTGCAGTGAACtggaattttcctttcttacagtgcagacagacagacatagAAGTGCTACTGCATTCAGGCAGGAGGAATTTCTATTACAGCGTTCAAAGAATCACACATACTTGATCATGTGGTTGGCATAAGCTCTAGAGCAGCAAGTGCTGTAGCGACATAGCGAACAGTGCACGTAGGTGGGAAAGTGGTTTGGGAAGTCGGGGATTTCGAAGCTGCACTCCAGACAAGTCTGCCTCCCCAGGACACTCCTGAAGATAAGAGGGATATTTTCATTAGTGTCTGAACAGGTATCTTTGGAGTTATAATAATCATCAGGACAGAGAAGAATTTAATGACATGTAAACTTTCAGAAGTCTCCAGTCAAGCTAGTCTCATCTTGCACCCTAGCTTCCTAGGGTGCCTCGGTGCCAGGCTAAACACTTCCCACTTGCTGTAGTCAGGAATATACAATTTAAAAGTGgataataaatttttaaaaaagaaaaaaaaaaagtattgaagACAAGGCAGCAGGACACAGGGTGGGCAGAAAGCCCTTATGGTGATGAAATTCCACTGTTTCTATAAAAGCACCCAGCTAATTCTATATTTTGCAGTTTCACCTTAAGGGCTTTCATAACATGActtaattctggttttgtgggAAGCTAGGCTCTCCTGGCATAAAGTTTCCTTGGCAAGTGGTAAGACAGAGCTGTCCAGTGCCGAGGACTGTATTACCCATCACTGTGGCATTAAAAAGCTAACtacatttcctttgaaaatctttttaaatttgaaatttagCAAAACgttctgacatttttttgaCCGCTCTCTTCTGGACGTTCCTCTGGACAGGCGGGTACAGGAAGATGGGCTGGGGATCAGTAGAAGATGACAGCGGAGTGGTTTCCTGTCCAGTGCCCTGCGGCATGTCATTTGAAGATATTGGCACTGTCCGTGGCTGTCCTCTAGATGCCCTGATTGTAACCTGCAGAAAACAGATACACCCATACCTCCTAAAACACAAGGGCAGAAGTGATCTATCCAAATTCAGACTCCTCTGTTTGGAGTAGTCTTTCAGACTCTTAGCAGAGAATAAACAGGTGCTCCTAGGACACGATTCATCCCACCCAGGGCAGCAGTAGCCTAAAAGAGGACACATAACTTGAGCCCCAGAAGTGCCTGTTTGTCCCTAATGACTACAGAGGGCACCCAGGCAACTAGTTCAGATACCTTCACTTGTAGGTACCTTAGGAGAGTTTAACCTCTGGCGTGCCACTTTCAGCTCCTCCCTCTCTCACTGTTTCTATGAAGTATCTGATTAACTAAGCACACACAACACAGACAGAATACAAAGTGCTTTTCTGTCCCAGTGAGCGTGGTTTAAGTGATGGAGATGAAGAAAGCATCAGTTTTGCAGCACTTAATAAATACACACCAATACAGACGCTATGGGTGTTTCCTGAAGAAACAGAGGACAGAGGTCTGCTGTTAACTTGGATTTCTTACCTTGGTTCCAGGTTTCAATCCTTCTAATTGTTTGGGCTTTCTGAAAGTTTTGTGGTGCTGCAGCTTGTGTTCAATTTTATCCTTGGCAAATAGGAACTGGAGTCTACACTTGTTGCAATGATAAACACTCTTCTTCTAAAGCAAATGCAGATGACATATTTCATTTGAGAGAAACAAAAGTCACAACAgagcagggttttttgtttaaaaaaagaaaaaaaaaaaaaaaaaagaagaacttCCCCCCTCTTTGAAACCAAAGGCAGCCCCATTTTTCTTTAGCATCTGGAAGTCCCTCCCCGCCAAGTCCCTTATcttgggtgttttggttttacattttttgtttgttttggttttttaattaaaatcatcaGGCTCTGTAGAGACACCAGACCTGGAAGTGCCATGGAACAAGTCTTATTCAGCTTGTTTAAGCCAAAGTAAGGCATATGAGCAGAGCAGTGCATGGGGCAACATTCCTTCAGAAGCTGCCTTGCCTCTGCCTCTTATGGGAGTCAGTGAAGGACTTCAGGTGCAAATCAACTCAGGCACTTGGTAAGAGTGCTACACGTCTATATTCTGAAAGTACACTTCAGCTACACCCACATAAAATATGTTGTCAATACAGCCAACATATACGGAAACAGAACACTGAACTacaaaaattacattcattTGTGTGCATACAgtattatttacttatttattacCTGGagataagaaaatttaaaacccAAATGAACACAGAGCCCACTGTTGGTTAATCATCACATGAAGCAAACACAGTCCagcaaaacatgctttttttctgctaagtAACAACAATCTGTGCTACTCCCAAAGGAGCAATGCCTCTTCTCTTCAGCACAATCCCTATGAAAGGTCTGGAATGACAGCATGCAAATTGCATGTTATGGAGTGAATACAGCACCTACTAAAATCCCTCTTTCAaccaagttttctttctttctgtttttattccAAGCAAATGCTCAACTAATCACATCCTTACTATCCACCGAATCTCTGTGGAGAGGGaaccaccttaaaaaaaaaaaaagaggggggggcagggagagggagggggagagagagagaaactacAGCCCTGACATAGTACCTGATGCCTCATGAAGTGCTGTTGGAAAGCATTGCCATTCTTAAAGACTTTGAGACAGTAAGGACAGAGCAGGTGCCGTGTGTCTTCATGGATCATTCGGAAATGGCTATCCACTTCAGAATAGAGGGATGAACGATACTGACAGACCTATAGGAGTGGACGGAAACAATTAACAGTGAAATAACATTGGAATCCATCTCACATCCACCATTGCAACATGGAGATCTTAACAGCAATGCCCAGATCCCCAGAGATACTTATCAGTGGAGTTTAGGAACCAGGTACTAAAGAACCTGCTAGCTTATTCCAACTGTAAGACACTAAATCAAGCCGTGTATATTCAGAGTAGTTtggagaaacagattttaactACTTGTATGAGAAGAAAGTAGTGACAATTCAAGCTCCagatccaagaaaaaaaagggagagacagTCAGTGCAAAGCAGTTGGAATATATTAAAGAGCAGTTTCTTCAGTGTCTatgtaaaatgcagaatttggAACATAATCTGTTTTAACAGATTTTAGAagtttcttcttgtctttttctttttggagggACAGTGTTAGGACCTCTGGGTGGAGAAGACACATTCAGAATTGATGCAAGCACAAATTTCATGGCAACAGAGCGTCAGGAAAAGGTATCACACAAGCAACTTAATCTCATCTGCTCCCGTGACGACAACTCTTTATGGCACAGCAATTTGCCTGCAGACCccgggaggaaaaaaatattagggTCTGAATGCTACTGGGACTAAACAAACATCTATCACACTGATCCAGCTTCAGAGCACTGGGAACCAGTAGCAAACGTTCAGCTACTCGTGCTGCTCTAATGGCCATTAGACTTCTCCAAGCCCACACCTCGAAAAAAATGCAATGGGCTCCACAGCATTGTTCCATGGCCCGAGTCTGTTTTGAACCACTATGAGCCACACACTTTTCTGAGAAGTGCCAAATTTCCTCTTATTCTCTAGTATGCATTTATGAGGTCCAGCCCCTAAACCACTTTTAATACCTGACAAACATAGGGCATCTCCCCAGGCTTGTGAGTGTCCTTCATGTGCTGTAGGAACATTGGCTCACTCTCGAATGCCCATTCGCAAATCTTGCACTTtgctgcaaaagaaaggaaaaacaggtaACAGCCGGGGGACAAAAACACCCACCCCATTACAAGTTTCTTTGGTAACAACTGtcccttaaaacaaaacaccccccccccccccccccccgcccaaaaCTAGCTCTGAAATCTTTGAATTGGGTAggcaacaaaataaattctgagaGGTTTCCAAAAGGCCGCAAAAATtctcttaaataaaacaatgggTACAACAAGATGTCCTAATGAGGGAACTTCAAGTGATTTTAAATCAGATGTCAATCTACTGATAAACATTAAATTCTACCCTGACATGATTATTGAACTCAATCTTTAAAATACTCTTGACAGTAAGTTTGTAGAAATGTAACTTAGATGGATTTTTCTGGTGGCCTACAAAACAAATGCACCAAGGGGCAAGGCAGAACAGACGCTCCTTTCTCAACAGATTTGCAGTTAATACAAGACAGAAACCCTCTTAAACctaaacaaacagcagcatcaaAATCAACTTACTTGTTGACTCATAGGGACTGTGGACATTCTCTAAGTGACACTGTAGCTGAAACGGAGTGGAGAACTGTCTGTAACAATGCTGACAGATGGTGTGGACATCTACCTCTCCATTCTGCTGATCCAGTTCAACGTGGTGCTTCATGTGATTCATAAACCTTATGGAGGTGAAGAGAAAGTGTGTGAACAGAAATTCAAACATTTTGCACCTGTAACCCTGAAAGCGTTATGAATGCTAcaccagaagtattttttaacagcATTAAGATGTTTCCTTCTTGCTCCTCCCATCAAAAGCCAAGTCTCCTTCTACCCAGCAACCTCCCGCTCCCTAACTGTGGGGGAAGTTAGGGAACAGTTTTTGTAGTACAGAGGCTGTACTACTTGCTTTTGAGCACTTCTGACCCCAACTTGGCATTCAACTGATGATGACAAAACATttcaacttaaaagaaaaatcagtagtCCAGTTATCACAATAGAACAACATAGTGGCTTGCTCAGAAGAATACacaatttcataaaaatattttcttcctctgttgaaAAAAGCATTGAGTAATGATGAGAAGAGCAGTTCTTCAAGAATTATTTCCTATTATCTACTAAGACTAGTGACGAGCAAATGAGACTTCTCTGCTGAAGAATATAGACGCAATTATTCTAACCATGCAATCTTCTTACAACTTTTGCCCTGACTGAACTGTGTGATGATGGGCAAATCTCTCTCTTGTGTTCAGTTTGGGTCTTAAGCTACAATACGGGAAAGCTGCAGGGTCTGATACTGATGCTTACAACtcatttttacttctgcagATCAAAGGTATTCAGAACACTGTAGACTTTTTGTGGCACATTGCATTCCCTTACCGTATATTGTTCTTTAGCCTCTTGGTGCAGTGTGGACACCTGAAGGAAGTTGGAACCTTGGGGAAGTTCAGTAGCTGGCTCACTTTGCCACCATCTCTGCCATAGTAGAAATCATCTACTAACATAATAAGCTTACTTTGGGATGAGTCAACTACATTCTCACTTGGCTCTGGAGCTTTAGCAGGTGGGGACAGTGCAGGGATAGGAGTAGAAGAGGGTGGTGAAGCAACAGCTGTAGTTTTTTCTGGAGATGGAGGCTTTGCAGATTGAATATTTGGTTCAGATTctggagattttcttttcctgaggaaTTTAACCATTTCGGGGCAGCAgtactaaaaggaaaaaaaaccacaaaacacccACACACATTAAACTAGATCTAGGAAGAACTATACACTATTAAACAGACACAAATTAACCAATACtaagaaaagacagaggaacTCTAGGAAACTCTTGAGGAAAGAGTAATGCAGAGTCAAtatcccattttctgttttgattgtTTACTGATATGTaagattagaaaataaatgcatctcCTGGCACCAAAAGGACATAAAACTGAGGTCCTGTCTACTTCCAGTGAGGGATGCTGTGGAAGGTCTTCCGAAGACCTCTCCTTTGCTTCTCACTTTCTCCTAGtcatattcttccttttcatagAAGTCCCTGATCTAGGGAGCAGAACTATTCTTTGCACTCAACAAGCATGCACAATTATCCATTAACTGCTACTCTTAGAATGGTTACTTACACACATATGTCCTCTTAAAGCTTCAGTGACTCGAAACTGAGCATCACATCTTGGGCAGACCTTCCTGCCACCATCTTGCAAATCAAATGTGGGAATAGGagatgaactgactgtaacaggaagaacacaaaacaaaccaagaaaaatggAATCCTTACACTTCATCTTAAATCTAGGCAATCTTTTTGgcatactgaaatattttagttttgagAGCTGTACTTTTACCTACTAACTAGACTGGAAGAGGCATGAAAAGGGCAAAAGTATGCAAACTTCTGACAATCTGTATGACGAAACATACCCCCCAGTAGCTAGAATAAGGAGTGTCTCAAAATTacacttaataaataaaaaaataagaaggaaaaaagatcagCTCAACTCatctcccctttttctttaaccatttgtttgctttggttttccatCAGACTACAATGCCTTGTCTTCACTTCCAACTGTAGTAAGAAACTCAGAATACAGATGACATGAAATGTACCATACATCAACTTTGACACCCAAACACCTTAGGAAGGTGTTTTTTTGGAATAAGAGAAGCAAAGATTTTATCCTTTTGCCTCCTTGTATAAAGTATTTCAGGTGTGTGTATTCTCAAGATGGCAGCATGCACACCAATAattttgaatgcaaaataatgtaTGCAAGCAAATATCCACAAACAAAATATATCACTGGATAAAAATGTACAGataaagatgaagaaattaatAGCAAAGCTTGTAAAGTGTTTATCCCTATTATGAAATCCCAGTAGTTACAGGTTAGCATTTTTTTTACTCCAGAAAAACTTCTGAATTCTCAGCACAATGAACCAAGTTAAGATAGCTGCTACAGACCATACCTtttaatgatgatgatgatgacgaCGACTCTGAAACACTAGATCTCTGGGAACCATGCACAGGGCTGCTGTTGGAAACCACCAGTGGGCCAGGGCTCTGTCCTAACGAAGGAATGGTGTTCAGGGTATTCACTAGCTTAGCAACCTCATTGCCAGGGCTCTGTCCTAACGAAGGAATGGTGTTCAGGGTATTCACTAGCTTAGCAACCTCATTGCTGTTCTCACCAGTCACTCCAGGTCTCTTTACAGTCACAAAGCTTGCAATACTCACTGCCAAGGGAATGGATAATACAAGAACACTAATAAGGAATCAGTAAGATCTGATCCACTGTGTGAATCCCGCCCCCATCTAGTATGCCTTGCCTCTTGCTCTTCTACCTTGAGTCTTCAAAGATGACTAAGCCATCAATTATCCTGTCCAGTAATGCAAAGGCTGGCAAGACTGGGAAAGTAAATTTCCCTAACCTTCCAGATCACACTTTGAGATATGAGCTAAGTCCCACGATGAAGTGAACAGGATGCTGATGgtcacaaaaattatttgtatttcttttctaaatgcaaTTGTATATGATTATGGCCAcataaagctaaaaataaccTGACTACTTGCTGTgtgaagaagtatttttttcctttttaaattgttcatCACTATTCTTGAGCAATCATTTCACTCATGAATTTagccaacattaaaaaaaaaaaaaaaaagcaacatagtTAGCTTCTGCTTGTGTTCATCATCTATTTAACTTtacctttcaaaaaatacaaGTGATTAACCAATAGCATTTTTCAGtgctatatatttttcaatAGCATTTTTTGGGGGACTTCTAGCTGATGGTCTCAGAACATTCTACAAACCAAAATTTAACTAGTTCTCAAACCAAACTGGACATGATAGCAGGATTATCCTCATTTTCCAGGTTGGTAAGAGAGATGAAGCATGAGTCAGTGACAGAGGCAAAAATAGAACCCAGGAGTTCTGACTCAACTTCTGTCTTTTAGCTGCTATGCCGTATGTTTGAAGATCAAATTATAGACAGTGTTATACACTCGAGTCCCCTTGCTTTTCCATGGCAAGTCTTACCTAATTTGGGGTTAGTAGCTTGACTGGactgccctggctgctgcacaGTTAACTGTCCAAGTGCTGTTGGCTGCGTTGCAGTAGGAGTTGTGGAGGTGCTGGGAGTGGACTTACTTTGCTGTTGTGCCTGGGACTGTGGTACAGTGCTCCTGATGGTAAGCGTGGCCGGAATGACCGTAGTGAAAGTGTTGGTGGTGGGTCGGACCGGCATGGTTGTACCTGGTCTCACCTGCGCCATTTGAGAGAACACCTGAGGAACGCCAACTGCCGGTTTAACAAACTGGGTACCTGGGgcttcaaaaacaaatgaacaaacaaggCAGATCAAGTAACTGAATTCCATTCCTTCCACAGTAATAACTGAGTACAACCTGTTTTCCAACACTGCTGAGCTCCCAAAATTCCCAGCAATTTCAGTGGAAGTTTTAAGAGTCCAGCACCTTAATTTCAATTCCCAGGCAGACTAAAACTGAACATGGATGCAGACAGAGTGAAAATTCTTCACTAGCATCGTTGCTTTGTTGTAAGGCAGGTGTCCGGTGACACACGAGTTCTTAGTCTTTCTGATGGTGCATAACAGGATCTCGTAGCAGAAATTAGTGTTAGAAAAATAATCCTCAGGGTGAGGCTTGGTTTACAGGCAGTTTCCCAGCACTAGCATGGCATGGTgagattttgaaaagaaggaagaggggtAGTCACAGGCTGGTACTTTGGAATTATGTTAACTGAGGAGGCTTTTTGAAGAAGCTAGATTATATGGAGCTCTAAGAGGCAGACATTCCTTCCAGCTGGAAGTCCCCTACTCTGCAAAGTGGTTTGTTACTACCATCAAAGGGCCTACTCCGCTACAAAATGACTAGCAGAATTACAGCCACAAATACGGACAAATCTCACCTACTACAGAACTGAACGCCCACCTCTTCAGAGCTACTAGATATGCAGgtgaaatacagatttcaaatacaattttttttttttaattcttagtACTCTAAAAAGGAACACGACAGTGGCTTTAGCTTGTTTCAGTCCTCACCTGGGACGAGGGTGATGGGTCTAACTGTTTGACCTTGCTGTACATTAAGAACAATTCCAACTTGGTTCATCGTGTTTTGTACAGGCCGCACATTCCTCACAGGAAATCCCTGCAGTCAAACAATACCATTAACATTAACACACTGAGAATCTTTGAAACACTTTCAATATGAGCTTTCTACcctaaaaatcaaataaacaaattaaaaccccccaccccacagtaCTATCATCTATAGATCAATTCAACTATGAGGCCATACTGTTCTTGGCCAGCACCTTACCCAACAGTAGGGCCCCCTTCTTTATACTCTACAACAGTCTGATATACAGCCTCCACTCGCAATCTCTCCTTCCCTAAACAGCTACAGAAATCTCCCAGGTCTTGGCAAATGCTCAAAGAAGCCAGTGgacgtttaaaaaaaattacctgcaCATtccccaggaaaataaaacaaagtagTTAAGTATTCTGCAAGGTCAAATTCACGCAGAGTGGACAGACCCATCTACAGCAGGTAGTCAGGCCCTACTGGTAAGGCTACAAGTGACAGCCAGCGTGAAGTCCCATCAGACCCGTGCTGGCTCCACAGGACCTGCTGAGGTGTGGAACATGGCCAATTTTCTCAAGCGAGATTCAACTGCAGAATGACTAGGAACACAAGCTATTTCTAAatctacataaataaaaaaaaaaaccaaaccaacaacaaaacaaaaaaccaacagatttCAGCTCAACTGTACCATCCACTAAAGCGcacaagaaaaactgaacagGCATCTGATTATTACTTAACAGAGAACAGTCTTCCATGTATGAGTGCACCAGATCTTCTGTCTCAGCCATCCTGGCTGGAAGGGCACTCACCTGGGTTGTTATGA
Coding sequences within:
- the POGZ gene encoding pogo transposable element with ZNF domain isoform X1, which encodes MADTDLFMECEEEELEPWQKISDVIEDSVVEDYNSVDKTATAVSVSLQPVSAPLPAVAHASIGANLSAATSVSSSEAQNSDSAKKTLVAIFVNNNAGNPLVQQSGQPLILTQNPTSGLGTMVTQPVLRPVQIMQNANHVTNSPVTSQPIFITTQGFPVRNVRPVQNTMNQVGIVLNVQQGQTVRPITLVPAPGTQFVKPAVGVPQVFSQMAQVRPGTTMPVRPTTNTFTTVIPATLTIRSTVPQSQAQQQSKSTPSTSTTPTATQPTALGQLTVQQPGQSSQATNPKLVSIASFVTVKRPGVTGENSNEVAKLVNTLNTIPSLGQSPGNEVAKLVNTLNTIPSLGQSPGPLVVSNSSPVHGSQRSSVSESSSSSSSLKVSSSPIPTFDLQDGGRKVCPRCDAQFRVTEALRGHMCYCCPEMVKFLRKRKSPESEPNIQSAKPPSPEKTTAVASPPSSTPIPALSPPAKAPEPSENVVDSSQSKLIMLVDDFYYGRDGGKVSQLLNFPKVPTSFRCPHCTKRLKNNIRFMNHMKHHVELDQQNGEVDVHTICQHCYRQFSTPFQLQCHLENVHSPYESTTKCKICEWAFESEPMFLQHMKDTHKPGEMPYVCQVCQYRSSLYSEVDSHFRMIHEDTRHLLCPYCLKVFKNGNAFQQHFMRHQKKSVYHCNKCRLQFLFAKDKIEHKLQHHKTFRKPKQLEGLKPGTKVTIRASRGQPRTVPISSNDMPQGTGQETTPLSSSTDPQPIFLYPPVQRNVQKRAVKKMSVLGRQTCLECSFEIPDFPNHFPTYVHCSLCRYSTCCSRAYANHMINNHVPRKSPKYLALFKNYTACGVKLSCSSCLFVTSEGDAMAEHLVFNPSHEFSNIIFRGPTWISHSRHIQPQDKSMKNTCPTYSPSKAATVKTKSMLPAKDDLEPELAPTAYNRPLVCQEEECLNIDAQDNEQPTKEPEPASKKEQLSVKKLRVVLFALCCNTEQAAEHFRNPQRRIKRWLRRFQAFQEENLASLSEGKYLSLEAEEKLAEWVLTQREQQLPVNEETLFQKATKIGRSLEGGFKISYEWAVRFMLRHNLSMHTRRAVAHPLPKDVEDNASCFIEFVQRQIHTQDLPLSMIAAIDEISLFLDVEVLSSDDRKENALQTVGTGEPWCDVVLTILADGSVLPTLVFYRGHVQQPANVPESIMLEAKENGYSDDEVMELWSSRVWQKHTECQNSKGMLVLDCHRTHLSEEVLSLLSASSTLPAVVPAGCSSKIQPLDVCIKRTVKNFLHKKWKEQAKEMADSTCDSDILLQLVLCWLAEVLEVISDSPELVQQSFLVASVLPGPDGTANSPTRNADMQEELIASLEEQLKLNEEQQEEAVAEVQDRTQAEESADPEILHQLFEGESETESFYGFEDADLDLMEI